Sequence from the Sanguibacter keddieii DSM 10542 genome:
GCGCGCGTATCCGCCTTGCCCCCGCATCGGCAGCCACGATCGCTGCCCGTCAGATCCTCCTCGACAGTGAGGGGATCTTCTCCGCCGTTGCTGAGCCAATGCGCGGCCCTGCTCTACCCCGACCCATCCACCTGGAGGTGTGATGTCACGACACGTCATCGAGGTGCCGTCCTACCGGGACGTCACCGACAGGAAGCGGCTCGTCCGCCGCGCAGCGAAGGCCCTCGACATCTCGGGGGCCTTCGCTGTTGAGGCAGTCATCCCACAGGGTGACGGGGCTCAGATCGTCCTGACGACCGATGCCCCTGACCCCCGGGTTGGGTCATCCCGACAGCCCCTCTCCCCATCGGTGAAGGCTTCCGACGGTGAGAGAGTCCAGGCGATGGTCGGTCGGCTCACGGGCCAGGCGATGGTGGCCTTCGACCCCCACGGGCACTCCAGCGTGGTCCAGCACGCCCCAGCTCTCGACCTCGCCGTCCGCAACGCGGTCGCGGCCGCGCTGAAGAAGCCTCCGTGGGAGGTGCGGCTGTGGGTCGAGTCCAACGTCGATGGCGATGTCGAGAGAGTCCACGTCGCCCGAGCGCCTGCGGGCGTGACTCGCGACCAGCTCGGCGAGGCGCTACTCGCCGGTCTGGCTGAGTTCGACCTCGACATCCCGCAGCACGCAGAGTGGGTCATCGCGCGACGGACAGAGGCGCAGAAGGGGTTCGTGGCGCACGCGAGGGTTGACCCCCTGCGAGAGATCGCCATGTACCCCGAGGGCCTGGTCCCGACTTACAAGAAGATCCCGTTCGGGATCAACGAGCACGGCGACCCGGTAACGCTCGGTCTCCTGGAGCAGAACCTGCTCGTCGGCGGTATCCCCGGTGGCGGAAAGAGCGGGGCGGTTACGACCCTACTGCGAGGCGTCTCCCAGCTGGAGCACACGGCGATCCTGGGCTTGGACCCGAAGCTCGTCGAGCAGGCTGAGTGGGCGCCACGTTTCACAGCGACAGTCCACACTCCCGCAGACGTCATCGAGCTGCTCACGAAGGTCGAGACGGAGATGCTGCGCCGCTACGCGTGGCTGAAGGAGCAGCAGGGGGTCAAGAAGTTCTCCGCAGATCTGCTGAGCGAAGAGTTCCCGATGCTGGTCATCGTGGTCGACGAGCTCGCAGACCTTGTGTCGGGGGCGACCGAGAAGGAGGACAAGGCGATCGAAGCCGCGATCGCGGGCAAGCTCCGGCGCCTCGTGGCTCTTGGCCGTGCGGCTGCGGTCGTCGTGTGGGCTGCGACGCAGAAGCCCGCGTCAGAGGTCATCCCGACTAGTTTGCGTGACCTGATCGCTCAGAGGGTCGGGTACGCGACCACGAACTCGGCCATGACCGACACCATCCTCGGTGCCGGTGCGTCACAGGTCGGCGGTCTCTGCCACGAGATCCCCGCTGCCATGAGAGGTGTCTGCTACGTCAAGGGCGAGACCGATCGGCACCCAGTACGTGCACGCACGTACTGGGTGAAGGACGACGACGTGGACGACCTCGCAACGCGGACCGCCCATCTCCGGGTCCCGCTGCCGTGGCTCACTGGGGAGGCCGGCTCCACGATCTCGCCAGAGGACC
This genomic interval carries:
- a CDS encoding FtsK/SpoIIIE domain-containing protein translates to MSRHVIEVPSYRDVTDRKRLVRRAAKALDISGAFAVEAVIPQGDGAQIVLTTDAPDPRVGSSRQPLSPSVKASDGERVQAMVGRLTGQAMVAFDPHGHSSVVQHAPALDLAVRNAVAAALKKPPWEVRLWVESNVDGDVERVHVARAPAGVTRDQLGEALLAGLAEFDLDIPQHAEWVIARRTEAQKGFVAHARVDPLREIAMYPEGLVPTYKKIPFGINEHGDPVTLGLLEQNLLVGGIPGGGKSGAVTTLLRGVSQLEHTAILGLDPKLVEQAEWAPRFTATVHTPADVIELLTKVETEMLRRYAWLKEQQGVKKFSADLLSEEFPMLVIVVDELADLVSGATEKEDKAIEAAIAGKLRRLVALGRAAAVVVWAATQKPASEVIPTSLRDLIAQRVGYATTNSAMTDTILGAGASQVGGLCHEIPAAMRGVCYVKGETDRHPVRARTYWVKDDDVDDLATRTAHLRVPLPWLTGEAGSTISPEDLDVMLDDLELSLDDLDGADPISVRLRELNGDVEDEPLLPI